From Balneolales bacterium ANBcel1:
GGTTACACGCGACGAATCGTTTTTCATCAACGCTTCCATTCGCTCAGTCAGTATTGCTGCCATTCTGGGCGGGATTCTCGCGATCACCGTCATCCTCTTTTTCATCGGCAGTTTGCGCCGGTCGCTCATCATCGCGCTGACTCTTCCGATCGCGGTTATCGCAACGTTTTTGCTGATGGCGATTAGTGGCCTTACCCTCAACGTCATGAGCCTCGGCGGACTCGCGCTTGGCGTCGGGCTGCTCATCGACAACGCCATTGTGGTGCTGGAAAATATCTATCGCCGGCAGCACGAGGAGGGGGATTCACCCGATGATGCCGCACATCGAGGGTCCCGGGAGGTGCTTTCGGCCGTCACCGCCGGTACCATGACCAACCTGGCCGCCGTTCTGCCGTTTCTGCTGGTAACCGGCCTGGCGGCGCTTCTGTTCCGGGAGCTGATCCTGACCATCGCGTTCGCCGTTTTGGCTTCGCTGCTCGCCGCGATAACCCTGGTCCCCGCGCTGTCGGCCCGCTTCGGCGGTAGTAACTTGCGCAGCGGGTTGTCGAACTCCCTCCCCATCCGCCTGTTCAACCGTGCTTTTCTCAAGCTGCGCGGCATCTATACCCGTTTCCTTCGCTTTACCATCCGCCGTCGTGGCTGGCTGATCTTCGCCGCCCTGATTCTTTTGGCAGGAAGCATTTACGTCATCCGCGGACTGGGCACGGAGTTTCTTCCACCGGTTGATGACGGGCGCATTACCATGCGTTTTGTGCTGCCGGCGGGAACCTCCATCGAACCGACCAACGAAGCCGCTGATATCATAGAAGAGGCAATCATGGACATGCTACATGTGGAGACGCTTTACATGACCATCGGTGGATATTTCCGCGGTGGCCAGCTTTCCATTCGCGGCGGGATGATCGATCTGGCGGTACAACTGGTGCCGTTATCCGAACGGCGCGGCTACTCGGCGGAGCAATGGGTTTCGGAGTTTTCGGGGAAAACGGGTGATCTCGGCCTGCCGTTTGTCCAGGAGCGTATCCGGGGGCCACGATTGCCGGGCGTTCAAACCGGATTGCTGGATACGGACATCGCTGTTGGTGTGGTCGGACAGGATCTCGATATACTGGAATCCGAGGCCCGGTCGATTTACCGGCAGATTGAGGGGCTCGAAGGAATCGGAAGTATCCAGATTGGACGCGAAGGCCGGATTCCGCAACTGCTCATTCGGGTGGATGAAGATCGTGCAACCAATCACGGTATGAGCGAAGACCAGGTCGCCGGACTAATTCACAATGCCGTAGACGGTGTGGTACCGACCCGGTTTGTTGAAGGCGGATTTGAATACAATGTCAGGGTACGTATGCCGCGCGAGGTTACCGGAACCACGAGCGGGCTTTCGCGCATACCTGTTTTCAATGTCGACGGCCGGTCAATGCCGCTCGGCAGTCTGGCGTCGTTTGAAGAGACCACCGGTCCGGCACACATCGAGCGGTTCAACCAGATCCGTGTGGTCTGGGTTAATACGACCGTTAATATGGATGAAGCCACCATGGGAGAGGTCGCCGAGCGCATCCGGGCAGAACTGCAGGGCTACAATTTACCCGATGGGTACAGCCTCATCTACGGAGGGGATCAGGAGGCCATCGAAGAGGCGTCGCAATCCCTTCAGCTCGCCATATTGCTGGCCATTTTCTTTGTATTTGTTGTGATGGCGGTTCAGTACGAGAAGCTGTCCAGTCCGCTGGTAATTCTCACCTCACTGCCGTTCGCTCTGATTGGCGTGGCCCTGATGCTATGGCTGACCGGATTGACGCTGAGCGCTCCGGTGCTGCTCGGCATCATTTTCCTGGTCGGTATCATCGTCAATAACGCCATCCTGATGGTCGAGTTCATCGAAGCAAACCGTGAGGAGACCGGTGTAATCGAGGCGGTGATCAATGCCGGCGAGGTACGTTTTCGTCCGATACTGATGACCACCCTCACCACCATGTTCGGCATGCTTCCGCTGGCGCTTGGAATCGGTGAGGGATCCGAACTGCTTCAGCCGCTGGCGCTGACGGTCATCGGCGGGCTGCTCGTCGGAAGCCTGCTCACTCTGATCCTGCTGCCGGGAGTGTATGTTATTATTTCGGATCTTCGTTCGCGATTCGGACATTCTTCCTGAAGCCAGTCCGCTCGAACAGCCTGCCCGGGAAACTCTTCATGACCTGCAAGTCCATAACTGTATCCGTTTCACAGGAACCATGCCGCTTTGAACCATTTCCCGTCTGGTTTACAGCTATCCGATTTCTTTCATCAAACCGGCATTACATTTGTGGCTGTACCATACCCGCCACTTACAACGATTATCAATCGCTTTATGAAATCCGTTTCCTTCGTACCCGCGCTGTGCTTTTTCCTTTTGATACTGACGAAACCGGCATGGTCATATCACGGAGAAACCGAAAAGGGAGAGCGCTTTCCTTTTTCCACCGACAGTACACACATTACGATCTGGAATGGCGAGAGCTATACGCCGCTTTTCATCAAGGGAATCAATCTCGGTGTTGCCGTGCCCGGAACCTTTCCGGGTCAGCTTGCCGCCACCCGCCAGGATTACCGAAAGTGGTTCCGGCAGATCCGCGATGCGGGGTTCAATACCCTGCGGATATACACTCTTCATTTTCCAAGGTTCTACGAAGAACTGAAGGTTTTCAATGAGGCCAATCCGAACCATCCGCTGCTGCTGTTTCAGGGCGTATGGCTGGAAGAGGAGGTGGCCGGCTACAATAATGACCTTTATACTCTAACCGACCGGTTTGACGGGGAGATTCGTGAAAACATCCGCAGCGTACATGGTGATACGGTGATCGCGGAGCGCCGGGGAAAAGCCTATGGCAACTACACCGCCGATGTATCGGAATGGGTGATCGGCTATATCATCGGCCGGGAAATTCATCCGCAGGAAATTCTTTACACCAACGAAAACCATGCTTCAAACACGGCCTTTAGTGGCACATATCTCTCCATCGAAGATGTGAATGCCTCCGAAACCTGGATTGTAGAGCGCATGGACTATCTGCTCGGATTCGAGTGGGATCACTACCAGACACAGCGGCCGGTATCGGTTTCAAGCTGGCCGACACTCGATCCGCTTAACCATCCGTTCGAGCGGAACGAGCACGAAGTCATGGCCTCCATTAGGCTGCGCCACCTGGACTTCAGTGCTGCTCCCGCCGGAGTATTCGCTTCCTATCACGCCTATCCCTATTACCCGAATTACATCAGCCGCGACCCCAAATACACACCGTTTCACGATCACATGGGGCAGAACAGCTATCTCGGCTACCTCACCCATCTGAATCGTCATTATGACCGTTTTCCACTTATTATTGCCGAATTCGGCGGTTCTTCGAGCTGGGGAGTGGCACAGTATGCCCATAACGGTATCCACCACGGAGGGTATTCCGAACGGGAGCAGGGAGAAGCGAATGTGCGGCTCCTGAAGAATATCGCGCAGGCTGGCACGGGCGGCGGTATCCAGTTTGCCTGGATAGACGAGTGGTTCAAACGAACATGGATCACCGATCCATTAGACTTTGATATTGAACGCCGGATCATCTGGCACAATGCCGCTGCCGCCGAGCAAAATTTCGGGCTGATCGGGTATCGCAAGCCGGATGCGCCGCTGTCGCGACTGGAAACGTTCTGCGACGGCTGTCCGGTCGAAAGTGTTGATGCGGGGGCCGATTTCGCCTACCTGAAGCTGCAGCTCAATATCCCGGCACATATTGGTGAATCCGACACTGTATGGGTGGGGCTGGACACCTACGAACGCTCCCTGGGCGAATCCCTGCTGCCCAATGGAGTATCTGTTGAAAACCGGGCGGAATTTGTCCTGATGATCACCAATTACAAGGCGGAGCTGCTTGTTGCCAGAGCCTACGACACGTTCGGAATCTGGCATGGGGTATCAGGTGACGATCAGCTGTACCGCTCTGTGGTATCGGACGGCGGCCACTGGAATCTTGTACGCTGGAAAAACGATGATCCCGGGCATGAGGTGCAGGATATTGGCAGTCTCAGGATAAACCGCCTCGACCTTCCCCGCGCCAGCAACGACGGAGTCCGGCTTTTTGACGACCGTATCGAAATACGGCTTCCCTGGCATCTGCTGAATATTACAGATCCGAGCCGGCATCAGGTACTTCACGACGATCGCAATACGGCAGAAACCGAAACCCGTACCTCCGATGGTGTCGCCCTTTCCATTTCATATGGCGATTTTTTCGCCGAGACATCCGGCCGTTTTAAATGGGCGCCGTGGAATCACGCTCTGGAGGCTGAGCCGTACCAGAAAGAGTCCTATCGTATCATGAAGGAGTATTTGCCCGTACTTCCCGGAAATCCTGTTGCCAATGCCGATATCTATGAGGCAGGGGTCGGCGGCCCCACCATTATTCCCGCTGAATCAGGTGTGTTGGCCAATGACCTTTCACTGGACGGTACCAGAATGCAGGCAGTTATGTCACATCCGCCGGAATACGGGGCTGTGTTGCTGCAGGAGGACGGCAGTTTTACTTACTATCCGGATGATGGGTTCAGCGGCATTGACGGTTTCCGCTACCGGGTCAGGGCCGGGGCCAACTGGTCGGATCCGGTCGGGGTAACGCTCCGTGTTGAAGGACAGCCCACCGGCAGAGGATTCGCTTCCATCTACCCCAATCCCGCCCCTGGCAATTTCACGGTCACGTCTCCTGCGGTCATAGACCGTATTGACATCTTCTCGGTACTTGGGCAGCGGCTTTACACTACGGAAGTAAACAGCAACAGCACGCAGATCCGCCTGTCCGATGCTCCGGCGGGTGTGTACCTGGTCAGGATCCATTCGGCCCGGGAACACACAGTGCGAAAACTTACATTGATTCCGTAAGCTTCAGATATGCGATCACCCGATCCCATGGGCCGGCGTGGCAGCTCGCTCGGAAGATGTCACTTACCGGCCGTGGCAGTTTTTGTACTTTTTGCCGGATCCGCACGGGCAAGGATCGTTCCGCCCAACCTTGTCTTCGACCACCACGGGCTGGCGCTTTACTTTTTCGCCTCTGCCTGCCGCTGCTGCCGCACGCTGGGCCGCGCCGCCGTCCTGGCCGCCGCCAAACCGCAATCCCATATTGACCGCCGAATCGTGCTGTGTTTTCAGCTTGTCCATGTCCACACGGCTTTTGGCAGGCTGTCGGGCCTGTTTCATTTGGGACGGATCGGCTGCTACTTCGGGAACAGCTCTCCAGACGAGTGACACCACATCGTTGTTGACGTCCTCCAGCAGCTGGGAAAACATGTTGAACGCCTCGCGTTTGTACTCCAGCAGCGGGTCTTTCTGGCCAAAAGCGCGAAGCCCGATTCCCTCCTTCACCGTATCAAGGTCGCGAAGATGCTCCATCCACTTCTCGTCAATAACCGAGAGCACGGCCGACCGCTCCAGCGCCCGCACCACTTCCCGGCCTTCATTCTTCATCGCCTCTTCGATGTTCACGACCACACGCATCCGTTTTACCCCATCGGAAAACAGAATCTGCACGTTGGTTGGCTTATTTTCGGCATCCGACTCATGAACCTGTTTTATCACATTATAAAACGGAGCGGTCAATCGCTTCTCTTTATTCTGATAGGTTTTGACCGCCTCATCGAAGATCAGGTCAACTACCCCGTCTTCCCGCAGGCTTGACCATCTTTCGCGATCAACCTCGATGTCGACCGCCAGCAGACGCAGCATTCGCTCTCGTATGCCGTCGTAATCGCCCTCCTTGTAAAGTTCGTTTACTATGGCGGTGATCATATCCTCCAGCATATTCAGCAGCATGCTGCTGAGGCCGTCTCCGAGCAGTGCTTTCCGGCGGTAACCGTAAATCACGTTCCGCTGGTTGTTAAGCACATCATCGTACTCAAGCTGGCGTTTCCGGATGCTGAAGTTGTTTTGCTCGACTTTTTTCTGGGCTCTTTCCAGCGATTTCGACACCCATGGGTGCTGGATCACCTCCCCCTCCTCGAACTTCAGGCGATCCATCACATTGGCCACACGGTCTGATCCGAAAAGCTTCATCAGGTCGTCTTCCAGCGAGACGTAGAACTGCGATTCGCCGGGGTCACCCTGGCGCCCCGCGCGTCCCCGCAGCTGGAGGTCGATACGCCGCGACTCGTGCCGTTCGGTACCAACTATCGCCAGGCCGCCCAGATCGCGGACACCCTCGCCCAGTTTGATATCCGTACCACGGCCCGCCATGTTGGTGGCGATGGTCACCGAGCCCTTCTGGCCCGCTTCACGCACAATCTCACTTTCGCTCTTGTGCTGTTTGGCGTTCAATACATTATGTCGGATACCCGATCGTTTGAGCATTCGGCT
This genomic window contains:
- a CDS encoding Ig-like domain-containing protein; amino-acid sequence: MKSVSFVPALCFFLLILTKPAWSYHGETEKGERFPFSTDSTHITIWNGESYTPLFIKGINLGVAVPGTFPGQLAATRQDYRKWFRQIRDAGFNTLRIYTLHFPRFYEELKVFNEANPNHPLLLFQGVWLEEEVAGYNNDLYTLTDRFDGEIRENIRSVHGDTVIAERRGKAYGNYTADVSEWVIGYIIGREIHPQEILYTNENHASNTAFSGTYLSIEDVNASETWIVERMDYLLGFEWDHYQTQRPVSVSSWPTLDPLNHPFERNEHEVMASIRLRHLDFSAAPAGVFASYHAYPYYPNYISRDPKYTPFHDHMGQNSYLGYLTHLNRHYDRFPLIIAEFGGSSSWGVAQYAHNGIHHGGYSEREQGEANVRLLKNIAQAGTGGGIQFAWIDEWFKRTWITDPLDFDIERRIIWHNAAAAEQNFGLIGYRKPDAPLSRLETFCDGCPVESVDAGADFAYLKLQLNIPAHIGESDTVWVGLDTYERSLGESLLPNGVSVENRAEFVLMITNYKAELLVARAYDTFGIWHGVSGDDQLYRSVVSDGGHWNLVRWKNDDPGHEVQDIGSLRINRLDLPRASNDGVRLFDDRIEIRLPWHLLNITDPSRHQVLHDDRNTAETETRTSDGVALSISYGDFFAETSGRFKWAPWNHALEAEPYQKESYRIMKEYLPVLPGNPVANADIYEAGVGGPTIIPAESGVLANDLSLDGTRMQAVMSHPPEYGAVLLQEDGSFTYYPDDGFSGIDGFRYRVRAGANWSDPVGVTLRVEGQPTGRGFASIYPNPAPGNFTVTSPAVIDRIDIFSVLGQRLYTTEVNSNSTQIRLSDAPAGVYLVRIHSAREHTVRKLTLIP
- a CDS encoding efflux RND transporter permease subunit translates to MPENRSSSPDTPYGGISSVAIRRPISTLAISAVVLVLGLLFFGRLPVDLLPQVDYPHVRVVVNYPGVTPEVIEEQVTRPLERNLAATENLTEIHGRASEGRSYIEMFFEYGTDIDLALQDASRQLERARTELPDGIDPPRIMKMDPSQDPIFELAISSPVRSPIEVRDWVDQQLAPQLLSIPGVGTIDIAGGKEREIDVVVEPERLRSYGLNLTDISDLLRGRSVDRSAGNITSPEYDIMARTETRYRSANDVANTLIRLGDAGHIRLSDIADVSDSHREQRLFARLNGEDAVQVSIMKQPLANTSATIAQLKSRLSELEESGFITPDMEYRVTRDESFFINASIRSVSIAAILGGILAITVILFFIGSLRRSLIIALTLPIAVIATFLLMAISGLTLNVMSLGGLALGVGLLIDNAIVVLENIYRRQHEEGDSPDDAAHRGSREVLSAVTAGTMTNLAAVLPFLLVTGLAALLFRELILTIAFAVLASLLAAITLVPALSARFGGSNLRSGLSNSLPIRLFNRAFLKLRGIYTRFLRFTIRRRGWLIFAALILLAGSIYVIRGLGTEFLPPVDDGRITMRFVLPAGTSIEPTNEAADIIEEAIMDMLHVETLYMTIGGYFRGGQLSIRGGMIDLAVQLVPLSERRGYSAEQWVSEFSGKTGDLGLPFVQERIRGPRLPGVQTGLLDTDIAVGVVGQDLDILESEARSIYRQIEGLEGIGSIQIGREGRIPQLLIRVDEDRATNHGMSEDQVAGLIHNAVDGVVPTRFVEGGFEYNVRVRMPREVTGTTSGLSRIPVFNVDGRSMPLGSLASFEETTGPAHIERFNQIRVVWVNTTVNMDEATMGEVAERIRAELQGYNLPDGYSLIYGGDQEAIEEASQSLQLAILLAIFFVFVVMAVQYEKLSSPLVILTSLPFALIGVALMLWLTGLTLSAPVLLGIIFLVGIIVNNAILMVEFIEANREETGVIEAVINAGEVRFRPILMTTLTTMFGMLPLALGIGEGSELLQPLALTVIGGLLVGSLLTLILLPGVYVIISDLRSRFGHSS